From one Syngnathoides biaculeatus isolate LvHL_M chromosome 12, ASM1980259v1, whole genome shotgun sequence genomic stretch:
- the borcs7 gene encoding BLOC-1-related complex subunit 7 isoform X2: MHMHMPCTSHAVCPCPFTVVRQNMAATEVQTRFGQSVKGLLSEKVGSCSVDVIALTRQVLKVSRSQELLGQAARNMVIQEDAILHSEDSLRKMSIITTHLQYQQEAIQKNVEHSENLQDQLMRLLK, from the exons atgcacatgcacatgccATGCACAAGCCACGCAGTTTGTCCCTGCCCGTTTACCGTCGTTAGGCAAAACATGGCGGCGACCGAGGTTCAAACTCGGTTTGGTCAATCGGTGAAAGGATTATTATCCGAGAAAGTGGGCTCGTGCAGCGTCGACGTGATCGCATTGACGCGCCAGGTGCTTAAAGTTTCCCGCAGCCAAGAG CTATTAGGTCAAGCAGCCAGAAACATGGTCATTCAGGAGGACGCTATCCTACACTCCGAGGAC AGTCTACGAAAAATGTCCATTATAACGACACATTTACAATATCA ACAAGAGGCCATCCAGAAGAA TGTGGAGCATTCTGAAAACCTACAGGATCAGTTGATGCGTCTGCTCAAGTGA